From bacterium, the proteins below share one genomic window:
- a CDS encoding type II toxin-antitoxin system Phd/YefM family antitoxin: MKTLNALTVRKRFGSVIDEVYTKKHPIVISRVNKPLVAMIPIEDYKEKYEGEGKERQLQLTAKKIDQWRKEHREELKGIDTTSIIRQMREEG, encoded by the coding sequence ATTAAATGCTTTAACCGTAAGAAAAAGGTTTGGAAGTGTAATTGATGAGGTATATACCAAAAAACACCCTATTGTTATCTCCAGGGTTAATAAGCCTTTAGTAGCAATGATTCCTATAGAGGACTATAAGGAAAAATATGAAGGAGAAGGGAAAGAGAGACAACTTCAATTAACTGCCAAAAAGATTGATCAATGGAGAAAAGAGCACCGGGAAGAACTCAAAGGCATAGACACTACTTCAATAATTCGCCAGATGAGGGAAGAAGGATGA